The following proteins are co-located in the Doryrhamphus excisus isolate RoL2022-K1 chromosome 3, RoL_Dexc_1.0, whole genome shotgun sequence genome:
- the gigyf2 gene encoding GRB10-interacting GYF protein 2 isoform X6 has protein sequence MAETQTLNFGPEWLRALSGGGGSGSGGGGSNSTAVASPPLSPALPKYKLADYRYGREEMLALYVKDNKIPIDLHDKEFLPILQEEPLPPLALVSFTEEEQRNFSISVNSGAVLRQTGRGGGPVVGAPRGRSTSRGRGRGRGDGGFYQRSFDDVEGFGRGGREMHRSQSWEERGDRRFEKPGRKDPDGAPGHFQMNHIRNHYEDAGPGLPRKHDFTRSESENWRTSRDDQNGEDDEGGWRLAGSRRDSDRWCPPSPGWREHPELRRRVPFDARDDERSYRRPRSGSGSLEEDRDVLPEWCLEDADEEAGTFDSSGAFLSLKKASKEPILEEAELDFKPLDECEEALVEEDSQPKETKEMETEANQNADRKVLTRVSRVSEEVPSVPSPAAPPIPEAQALPKSVSPSHTNRTEESMRTLERQTGLEQPPELCKIPLHIPMPESLPMTRISTTLPEVRTPSSTMQPSQQKPLGIPVAMSNPLPFSSSMMAPIARPTAVSNDTDEDEGLKHFEQEAEKMVAYLQDGVVDDDRLTAKASEKTKPTGLPLTHEAALKWFYKDPQGEIQGPFSNQEMSEWFQAGYFTMSLLVKRGCDDLFQPLGEMMKIWGRVPFTPGPAPPPLQGDGDQERLKRQQELTALNLYQLQQLQYQYLLRQQYAQALAQQKAAVLSSAPLQQQQQHQQQLNLLQQQYQALKIRTSESLLPPVTRSLSVPDTGSVWEMQNPSSQASCTQNLQPAASSTWDGSSVWDLPIESMAKAPTIEQMQQLEKSKAAKLELERREAEMRAKREEEERKRLEEALRARQEEERKRLEEEQLARQKQEEALRRQREQEEAHRRQKEEEERLAQKEALRRLEERRREEEERKKREEFLRKQEEERRKQEELEALRRREEEKRAEEAAAAAAAAAAEAAALAQQQLEEQKKREQEAQRQQELLRQRQQQQEALRRLQQQQQLAQMKLPLSSKWGQQSTNTPNQTQNTLSLAEIQKLEEERERQAREDQQRQQQELLKLQQQQALQQAQQPQAKLSGWGHVAKHPPVTKSLLEIQREEAQQMKQRKEQPPKQQQQQQQQQQQQQQQQQQQHPVFTQPTRPQNRTASLSNSVWGSVNPSPCSNWASESSSIWGDTHNSNMGFWDEAVKEAVQQPPPTRKGSAQKNKGNANLSNSLSGRASKKVEEEEKLLKLFQGVHKSQQDTFMQWCEHTLHSLNTANNLDVPTFASFLKEVDSPYEVHDYVRAYLGDTPEAKDFAKQFLERRAKQNANQQKQTNQPQALKQQQESVWGGTGSSTFYQANHTSGQQQQQKQQQQQQQQQQQQQQRFETVTSGKKKKKQKMVRADPSLLGFSVNASSERLNMGEIETLEDF, from the exons ATGGCTGAGACCCAGACACTTAACTTTGGACCTGAATG GCTCCGTGCCCTATCTGGAGGTGGAGGCAGCGGCAGTGGAGGCGGAGGAAGCAACAGCACTGCTGTTGCCTCGCCGCCTCTCTCACCTGCATTGCCAAAGTACAAACTTGCAGACTATCGCTACGGGAGAGAagaaatgttagcactttatgtAAAAGACAACAAG ATCCCCATAGACCTACATGATAAGGAGTTTCTGCCCATATTGCAAGAGGAGCCCTTGCCGCCTCTGGCACTTGTTTCTTTTACGGAGGAAGAACAG agaAATTTTTCCATATCTGTAAACAGCGGAGCTGTACTTCGACAGACAGGACGGGGAGGTGGTCCAGTAGTTGGGGCACCTCGAGGCCGAAGTACCTCAAGGGGTAGAG GCCGAGGAAGAGGAGACGGAGGGTTTTACCAAAGAAGTTTTGATGATGTGGAAGGTTTTGGCCGAGGGGGGAGGGAGATGCATCGCTCCCAGAGCTGGGAGGAAAG ggGAGATAgaaggtttgaaaaaccaggacgGAAAGACCCAG ATGGTGCTCCAGGACATTTTCAGATGAATCATA TTCGAAACCACTACGAGGATGCTGGGCCAGGTCTGCCGAGGAAGCACGACTTCACTCGCTCGGAGAGTGAGAACTGGCGTACCTCTCGTGACGATCAGAACGGTGAGGATGATGAAGGGGGCTGGCGCCTGGCAGGTTCTCGACGGGACAGTGACCGCTGGTGCCCCCCAAGCCCAG GGTGGCGGGAACACCCAGAGCTGCGGCGCCGTGTCCCGTTTGACGCACGAGATGATGAACGCAGCTACAGGAGGCCACGGTCAGGCAGTGGCAGTCTGGAAGAAGACAGAGACGTTCTGCCTGAGTGGTGTCTTGAAGATGCGGATGAGGAGGCAGGCACATTTGACTCATCAGGGGCTTTTCTCTCACTCAAG AAGGCCTCCAAAGAGCCCATCCTTGAGGAGGCGGAGTTGGATTTTAAACCTTTGGATGAGTGTGAGGAGGCACTAGTGGAGGAAGACAGTCAGCCCAAGGAGACCAAAGAGATGGAAACAGAGGCCAATCAAAATGCTGACAGAAAAG TTTTAACTCGGGTGAGCAGGGTATCAGAGGAGGTGCCATCTGTTCCTTCACCCGCTGCTCCACCAATCCCAGAGGCTCAAGCTCTTCCCAAATCCGTGTCGCCAAGCCATACCAACAGAACAGAGGAGTCTATGAGGACACTTGAAAGGCAAACAGGGCTGGAGCAACCACCAGAACTGTGCAAAATTCCCCTGCATATCCCCATGCCAGAGTCACTACCCATGACCCGTATTTCTACCACTCTTCCAG AAGTACGCACGCCATCATCTACCATGCAGCCATCTCAGCAGAAGCCCTTGGGGATTCCTGTGGCCATGAGCAACCCTCTGCCCTTCTCTTCAAGTATGATGGCACCCATAGCCAGGCCCACTGCTGTGTCAAATGACACGGATGAAGATGAGGGGTTGAAGCACTTTGAGCAG GAGGCAGAGAAGATGGTGGCATACCTGCAGGATGGTGTAGTGGACGACGACAGACTTACAGCAAAGGCGTCTGAAAAGACCAAACCTACAGGCCTGCCACTCACTCATGAGGCTGCTCTCAAATGGTTTTACAAAGACCCTCAAGGGGAAATACAAG GTCCATTCAGCAATCAGGAGATGTCAGAGTGGTTCCAAGCAGGTTACTTCACCATGTCTCTTTTGGTAAAAAGAGGATGTGATGACTTATTTCAGCCTCTGGGGGAGATGATGAAGATTTGGGGCAGAGTCCCGTTCACTCCAGGCCCTGCACCTCCACCTCTGCAG GGTGATGGTGATCAAGAAAGGTTGAAGAGGCAGCAAGAACTCACAGCTCTCAACCTTTACCAGTTACAGCAGCTCCAATATCAGTACCTCTTAAG GCAGCAATATGCTCAGGCCTTGGCCCAGCAGAAGGCTGCAGTCCTCAGCTCAGCTCCtcttcagcagcagcagcaacaccaACAGCAGCTCAACCTGCTTCAACAGCAATATCAGGCTCTCAAGATAAG AACATCTGAGAGCCTTCTACCTCCTGTTACACGTTCCCTGTCTGTTCCTGACACGGGTTCTGTGTGGGAAATGCAGAACCCATCCTCTCAGGCTTCCTGCACACAAAACCTACAGCCTGCTGCTTCAAGCA CATGGGATGGCAGCAGTGTATGGGACTTGCCCATCGAGTCCATGGCAAAGGCTCCAACCATCGAGCAGATGCAACAATTAGAAAAGTCGAAGGCTGCAAAG TTGGAACTAGAGAGGCGCGAAGCCGAAATGAGAGCCAAAAGGGAAGAAGAAGAGCGGAAACGACTGGAAGAGGCTCTGCGGGCTCGTCAGGAAGAGGAACGGAAGCGCTTGGAAGAGGAGCAGTTAGCACGACAAAAACAG GAGGAAGCGCTGAGACGACAGAGAGAACAGGAGGAGGCACATCGAAGgcaaaaagaggaggaggagagactgGCACAGAAGGAAGCCCTGCGAAGACTTGAAGAGAGGAgacgggaggaggaggagagaaagaAACGGGAGGAGTTTCTTCGCAAACAA GAGGAAGAGCGAAGGAAACAGGAGGAGCTTGAAGCACTAAGGAGGCGTGAGGAGGAGAAGCGGGcagaggaggcggcggcggcagcggcagcTGCTGCTGCAGAAGCAGCTGCTCTGGCTCAGCAACAGCTTGAGGAGCAGAAAAAGAGGGAGCAGGAAGCACAGAGACAACAGGAGCTCCTGAGACAGCGGCAGCAACAGCAGGAGGCACTCAGGAGGcttcaacagcagcagcagcttgcaCAGATGAAG CTTCCATTATCATCAAAGTGGGGTCAGCAGTCAACTAACACTCCCAACCAGACTCAGAACACCCTGTCACTGGCTGAGATCCAGAAATTGGAAGAGGAACGGGAAAGGCAGGCGCGAGAAGAT CAGCAGCGCCAGCAACAGGAACTCTTGAAGCTTCAGCAGCAACAGGCCCTGCAACAGGCCCAGCAGCCCCAAGCTAAGCTCTCAGGGTGGGGCCATGTGGCCAAGCATCCCCCCGTCACCAAGTCCTTGCTGGAGATCCAGAGGGAGGAAGCACAGCAGATGAAACAGAGGAAAGAACAGCCGccgaagcagcagcagcagcagcagcagcagcagcagcagcaacagcaacagcaacagcaacaacatcCCGTATTCACCCAGCCGACCCGGCCACAAAACAGAACT GCATCTCTGAGCAACTCTGTGTGGGGGTCGGTGAACCCCAGCCCCTGCTCAAACTGGGCCTCGGAGTCAAGCAGCATCTGGGGTGACACTCATAACTCCAACATGGGTTTCTGGGATGAGGCTGTGAAGGAGGCTGTCCAGCAGCCTCCACCCACCAGGAAAGGCAGTGCACAGAAAAACAAGGGCAACGCCAACCTCAG TAACTCTTTGAGTGGCCGAGCAAGCAAGAAGGTAGAGGAGGAAGAGAAGCTGCTCAAGTTGTTCCAAGGAGTCCACAAAAGCCAACAGGACACCTTCATGCAGTGGTGTGAGCACACTCTGCACAGCCTCAACACAGCCAACAATCTGGATG TTCCCACATTTGCGTCTTTCCTGAAAGAAGTGGATTCTCCGTATGAGGTGCACGACTACGTCAGGGCCTACCTGGGGGACACACCCGAGGCAAAGGACTTTGCCAAGCAGTTCCTAGAGCGCCGTGCCAAACAGAACGCTAATCAACAGAAGCAAACCAACCAACCACAAGCCCTCAAACAGCAGCAG GAATCTGTGTGGGGTGGAACAGGATCATCAACGTTTTACCAGGCCAACCACACCAgtggccagcagcagcagcagaagcagcagcaacagcagcagcagcagcagcaacagcagcagcagcgcttTGAGACAGTTACctcagggaagaaaaaaaagaaacagaagaTGGTCCGTGCCGATCCAAGCCTTCTAG GTTTTTCTGTCAATGCATCATCCGAGAGATTGAACATGGGAGAGATAGAGACTCTGGAGGACTTCTAA
- the gigyf2 gene encoding GRB10-interacting GYF protein 2 isoform X5, which produces MAETQTLNFGPEWLRALSGGGGSGSGGGGSNSTAVASPPLSPALPKYKLADYRYGREEMLALYVKDNKIPIDLHDKEFLPILQEEPLPPLALVSFTEEEQRNFSISVNSGAVLRQTGRGGGPVVGAPRGRSTSRGRGRGRGDGGFYQRSFDDVEGFGRGGREMHRSQSWEERGDRRFEKPGRKDPDGAPGHFQMNHIRNHYEDAGPGLPRKHDFTRSESENWRTSRDDQNGEDDEGGWRLAGSRRDSDRWCPPSPGWREHPELRRRVPFDARDDERSYRRPRSGSGSLEEDRDVLPEWCLEDADEEAGTFDSSGAFLSLKQKASKEPILEEAELDFKPLDECEEALVEEDSQPKETKEMETEANQNADRKVLTRVSRVSEEVPSVPSPAAPPIPEAQALPKSVSPSHTNRTEESMRTLERQTGLEQPPELCKIPLHIPMPESLPMTRISTTLPEVRTPSSTMQPSQQKPLGIPVAMSNPLPFSSSMMAPIARPTAVSNDTDEDEGLKHFEQEAEKMVAYLQDGVVDDDRLTAKASEKTKPTGLPLTHEAALKWFYKDPQGEIQGPFSNQEMSEWFQAGYFTMSLLVKRGCDDLFQPLGEMMKIWGRVPFTPGPAPPPLQGDGDQERLKRQQELTALNLYQLQQLQYQYLLRQQYAQALAQQKAAVLSSAPLQQQQQHQQQLNLLQQQYQALKIRTSESLLPPVTRSLSVPDTGSVWEMQNPSSQASCTQNLQPAASSTWDGSSVWDLPIESMAKAPTIEQMQQLEKSKAAKLELERREAEMRAKREEEERKRLEEALRARQEEERKRLEEEQLARQKQEEALRRQREQEEAHRRQKEEEERLAQKEALRRLEERRREEEERKKREEFLRKQEEERRKQEELEALRRREEEKRAEEAAAAAAAAAAEAAALAQQQLEEQKKREQEAQRQQELLRQRQQQQEALRRLQQQQQLAQMKLPLSSKWGQQSTNTPNQTQNTLSLAEIQKLEEERERQAREDQQRQQQELLKLQQQQALQQAQQPQAKLSGWGHVAKHPPVTKSLLEIQREEAQQMKQRKEQPPKQQQQQQQQQQQQQQQQQQQHPVFTQPTRPQNRTASLSNSVWGSVNPSPCSNWASESSSIWGDTHNSNMGFWDEAVKEAVQQPPPTRKGSAQKNKGNANLSNSLSGRASKKVEEEEKLLKLFQGVHKSQQDTFMQWCEHTLHSLNTANNLDVPTFASFLKEVDSPYEVHDYVRAYLGDTPEAKDFAKQFLERRAKQNANQQKQTNQPQALKQQQESVWGGTGSSTFYQANHTSGQQQQQKQQQQQQQQQQQQQQRFETVTSGKKKKKQKMVRADPSLLGFSVNASSERLNMGEIETLEDF; this is translated from the exons ATGGCTGAGACCCAGACACTTAACTTTGGACCTGAATG GCTCCGTGCCCTATCTGGAGGTGGAGGCAGCGGCAGTGGAGGCGGAGGAAGCAACAGCACTGCTGTTGCCTCGCCGCCTCTCTCACCTGCATTGCCAAAGTACAAACTTGCAGACTATCGCTACGGGAGAGAagaaatgttagcactttatgtAAAAGACAACAAG ATCCCCATAGACCTACATGATAAGGAGTTTCTGCCCATATTGCAAGAGGAGCCCTTGCCGCCTCTGGCACTTGTTTCTTTTACGGAGGAAGAACAG agaAATTTTTCCATATCTGTAAACAGCGGAGCTGTACTTCGACAGACAGGACGGGGAGGTGGTCCAGTAGTTGGGGCACCTCGAGGCCGAAGTACCTCAAGGGGTAGAG GCCGAGGAAGAGGAGACGGAGGGTTTTACCAAAGAAGTTTTGATGATGTGGAAGGTTTTGGCCGAGGGGGGAGGGAGATGCATCGCTCCCAGAGCTGGGAGGAAAG ggGAGATAgaaggtttgaaaaaccaggacgGAAAGACCCAG ATGGTGCTCCAGGACATTTTCAGATGAATCATA TTCGAAACCACTACGAGGATGCTGGGCCAGGTCTGCCGAGGAAGCACGACTTCACTCGCTCGGAGAGTGAGAACTGGCGTACCTCTCGTGACGATCAGAACGGTGAGGATGATGAAGGGGGCTGGCGCCTGGCAGGTTCTCGACGGGACAGTGACCGCTGGTGCCCCCCAAGCCCAG GGTGGCGGGAACACCCAGAGCTGCGGCGCCGTGTCCCGTTTGACGCACGAGATGATGAACGCAGCTACAGGAGGCCACGGTCAGGCAGTGGCAGTCTGGAAGAAGACAGAGACGTTCTGCCTGAGTGGTGTCTTGAAGATGCGGATGAGGAGGCAGGCACATTTGACTCATCAGGGGCTTTTCTCTCACTCAAG CAGAAGGCCTCCAAAGAGCCCATCCTTGAGGAGGCGGAGTTGGATTTTAAACCTTTGGATGAGTGTGAGGAGGCACTAGTGGAGGAAGACAGTCAGCCCAAGGAGACCAAAGAGATGGAAACAGAGGCCAATCAAAATGCTGACAGAAAAG TTTTAACTCGGGTGAGCAGGGTATCAGAGGAGGTGCCATCTGTTCCTTCACCCGCTGCTCCACCAATCCCAGAGGCTCAAGCTCTTCCCAAATCCGTGTCGCCAAGCCATACCAACAGAACAGAGGAGTCTATGAGGACACTTGAAAGGCAAACAGGGCTGGAGCAACCACCAGAACTGTGCAAAATTCCCCTGCATATCCCCATGCCAGAGTCACTACCCATGACCCGTATTTCTACCACTCTTCCAG AAGTACGCACGCCATCATCTACCATGCAGCCATCTCAGCAGAAGCCCTTGGGGATTCCTGTGGCCATGAGCAACCCTCTGCCCTTCTCTTCAAGTATGATGGCACCCATAGCCAGGCCCACTGCTGTGTCAAATGACACGGATGAAGATGAGGGGTTGAAGCACTTTGAGCAG GAGGCAGAGAAGATGGTGGCATACCTGCAGGATGGTGTAGTGGACGACGACAGACTTACAGCAAAGGCGTCTGAAAAGACCAAACCTACAGGCCTGCCACTCACTCATGAGGCTGCTCTCAAATGGTTTTACAAAGACCCTCAAGGGGAAATACAAG GTCCATTCAGCAATCAGGAGATGTCAGAGTGGTTCCAAGCAGGTTACTTCACCATGTCTCTTTTGGTAAAAAGAGGATGTGATGACTTATTTCAGCCTCTGGGGGAGATGATGAAGATTTGGGGCAGAGTCCCGTTCACTCCAGGCCCTGCACCTCCACCTCTGCAG GGTGATGGTGATCAAGAAAGGTTGAAGAGGCAGCAAGAACTCACAGCTCTCAACCTTTACCAGTTACAGCAGCTCCAATATCAGTACCTCTTAAG GCAGCAATATGCTCAGGCCTTGGCCCAGCAGAAGGCTGCAGTCCTCAGCTCAGCTCCtcttcagcagcagcagcaacaccaACAGCAGCTCAACCTGCTTCAACAGCAATATCAGGCTCTCAAGATAAG AACATCTGAGAGCCTTCTACCTCCTGTTACACGTTCCCTGTCTGTTCCTGACACGGGTTCTGTGTGGGAAATGCAGAACCCATCCTCTCAGGCTTCCTGCACACAAAACCTACAGCCTGCTGCTTCAAGCA CATGGGATGGCAGCAGTGTATGGGACTTGCCCATCGAGTCCATGGCAAAGGCTCCAACCATCGAGCAGATGCAACAATTAGAAAAGTCGAAGGCTGCAAAG TTGGAACTAGAGAGGCGCGAAGCCGAAATGAGAGCCAAAAGGGAAGAAGAAGAGCGGAAACGACTGGAAGAGGCTCTGCGGGCTCGTCAGGAAGAGGAACGGAAGCGCTTGGAAGAGGAGCAGTTAGCACGACAAAAACAG GAGGAAGCGCTGAGACGACAGAGAGAACAGGAGGAGGCACATCGAAGgcaaaaagaggaggaggagagactgGCACAGAAGGAAGCCCTGCGAAGACTTGAAGAGAGGAgacgggaggaggaggagagaaagaAACGGGAGGAGTTTCTTCGCAAACAA GAGGAAGAGCGAAGGAAACAGGAGGAGCTTGAAGCACTAAGGAGGCGTGAGGAGGAGAAGCGGGcagaggaggcggcggcggcagcggcagcTGCTGCTGCAGAAGCAGCTGCTCTGGCTCAGCAACAGCTTGAGGAGCAGAAAAAGAGGGAGCAGGAAGCACAGAGACAACAGGAGCTCCTGAGACAGCGGCAGCAACAGCAGGAGGCACTCAGGAGGcttcaacagcagcagcagcttgcaCAGATGAAG CTTCCATTATCATCAAAGTGGGGTCAGCAGTCAACTAACACTCCCAACCAGACTCAGAACACCCTGTCACTGGCTGAGATCCAGAAATTGGAAGAGGAACGGGAAAGGCAGGCGCGAGAAGAT CAGCAGCGCCAGCAACAGGAACTCTTGAAGCTTCAGCAGCAACAGGCCCTGCAACAGGCCCAGCAGCCCCAAGCTAAGCTCTCAGGGTGGGGCCATGTGGCCAAGCATCCCCCCGTCACCAAGTCCTTGCTGGAGATCCAGAGGGAGGAAGCACAGCAGATGAAACAGAGGAAAGAACAGCCGccgaagcagcagcagcagcagcagcagcagcagcagcagcaacagcaacagcaacagcaacaacatcCCGTATTCACCCAGCCGACCCGGCCACAAAACAGAACT GCATCTCTGAGCAACTCTGTGTGGGGGTCGGTGAACCCCAGCCCCTGCTCAAACTGGGCCTCGGAGTCAAGCAGCATCTGGGGTGACACTCATAACTCCAACATGGGTTTCTGGGATGAGGCTGTGAAGGAGGCTGTCCAGCAGCCTCCACCCACCAGGAAAGGCAGTGCACAGAAAAACAAGGGCAACGCCAACCTCAG TAACTCTTTGAGTGGCCGAGCAAGCAAGAAGGTAGAGGAGGAAGAGAAGCTGCTCAAGTTGTTCCAAGGAGTCCACAAAAGCCAACAGGACACCTTCATGCAGTGGTGTGAGCACACTCTGCACAGCCTCAACACAGCCAACAATCTGGATG TTCCCACATTTGCGTCTTTCCTGAAAGAAGTGGATTCTCCGTATGAGGTGCACGACTACGTCAGGGCCTACCTGGGGGACACACCCGAGGCAAAGGACTTTGCCAAGCAGTTCCTAGAGCGCCGTGCCAAACAGAACGCTAATCAACAGAAGCAAACCAACCAACCACAAGCCCTCAAACAGCAGCAG GAATCTGTGTGGGGTGGAACAGGATCATCAACGTTTTACCAGGCCAACCACACCAgtggccagcagcagcagcagaagcagcagcaacagcagcagcagcagcagcaacagcagcagcagcgcttTGAGACAGTTACctcagggaagaaaaaaaagaaacagaagaTGGTCCGTGCCGATCCAAGCCTTCTAG GTTTTTCTGTCAATGCATCATCCGAGAGATTGAACATGGGAGAGATAGAGACTCTGGAGGACTTCTAA